One Hermetia illucens chromosome 4, iHerIll2.2.curated.20191125, whole genome shotgun sequence DNA segment encodes these proteins:
- the LOC119654334 gene encoding translation initiation factor IF-3, whose amino-acid sequence MSGLIVNILRRRAFYAINNKVSELSIPALILNRDFSSTLRFQQKQNVDSKNSSDDDKKKKKDLVKITLLGKNNVTVTSLEEAQKLSHRRNMTLVKVQDFDVKTQRPVYQMLTTSELLTEEGSDKKSAGSSKKNEKLLNIGSRIADHDLASRLKNISKWLQKGIEVRVLIHGTDASDPGVEKVFNAVENASKEAGARIVQKVNKGGNMKFNIIPPSAGSSEGKGS is encoded by the exons ATGAGTGGATTGATAGTGAATATATTGCGCAGGAGAGCTTTCTACGCAATCAACAACAAAGTTTCAGAACTATCGATTCCCGCTTTAATTCTAAACAGGGATTTCAGTTCGACTCTAAGATTCCAACAAAAGCAAAATGTTGACTCCAAAAATTCCAGTGACGacgacaaaaaaaagaaaaaggatttaGTCAAGATAACTCTGCTTGGGAAAAATAACGTGACGGTCACGTCGCTTGAAGAGGCTCAGAAACTCTCTCACCGCAGGAACATGACGCTGGTGAAAGTGCAGGATTTTGACGTGAAAACCCAGCGACCAGTGTACCAAATGCTCACCACATCCGAACTTCTTACTGAAGAGGGATCAGATAAAAAGAG TGCAGGTTCCTCGAAGAAAAATGAGAAACTCCTCAACATCGGAAGTCGAATTGCTGACCATGACCTCGCTTCCCGGCTCAAAAATATTTCCAAGTGGCTTCAGAAAGGAATCGAAGTGCGAGTCCTAATTCATGGAACCGATGCCAGCGATCCAGGTGTAGAGAAAGTGTTTAATGCCGTTGAAAACGCCAGCAAAGAGGCTGGGGCGCGTATAGTCCAAAAAGTGAATAAAGGCGGGAATATGAAATTTAACATAATTCCGCCCAGCGCAGGCTCCTCCGAAGGAAAAGGCTCGTGA